From Bacillota bacterium, one genomic window encodes:
- a CDS encoding manganese efflux pump MntP family protein — translation MSFFTVILLAAALGIDAFSVCLGIGLAGISRRRGYLLIATIAAFHVVMPLIGWWVGEALGEYLGRLAGMIGAALLFFLGGRMIYTAVRSGAQRRARALRPGIPGLVAVGVSVSMDALSVGFTLGVYRFEPFTVVGTIGIVAGLMTALGLGLGRVISVLVGRRAQFAGGLILFGVGFSLLR, via the coding sequence ATGAGTTTCTTCACGGTGATACTGCTCGCGGCAGCCCTGGGGATAGACGCTTTTTCCGTCTGTCTGGGGATCGGGCTTGCAGGGATAAGCCGAAGACGCGGGTATTTATTGATAGCCACCATTGCGGCTTTTCACGTTGTAATGCCGCTTATCGGATGGTGGGTGGGTGAGGCGCTGGGAGAATACCTCGGGCGCCTGGCGGGAATGATTGGAGCAGCCTTGCTTTTCTTCCTTGGCGGAAGGATGATTTACACCGCGGTGCGTAGCGGCGCCCAGCGTAGGGCGCGTGCACTACGCCCGGGGATACCGGGCCTTGTCGCTGTCGGTGTCAGTGTCAGCATGGACGCCTTGAGCGTTGGTTTCACCCTGGGTGTTTACCGTTTTGAGCCCTTTACCGTTGTAGGAACGATCGGGATAGTCGCCGGGTTGATGACCGCGCTGGGGTTAGGTCTCGGACGGGTAATTTCCGTCCTCGTGGGCCGGCGTGCGCAGTTTGCGGGCGGCCTCATTCTATTCGGCGTCGGGTTTAGCCTGTTACGTTGA
- a CDS encoding low molecular weight protein arginine phosphatase: MPRILFVCTGNTCRSSMAEGVCRNLLSAEGAKDVEVASAGVYALSGAPASYEAVEALAEWGIDLTGHKARYLTPEMVREADLILTMTAHHKKAVVEMAPEEQQKIYTLAEYAGFGGDIPDPIGKPLFFYRQYAEEIRRLCRLALNRFQAECENDSKP, encoded by the coding sequence ATGCCGCGGATATTGTTTGTCTGTACTGGAAACACTTGCCGGTCGAGCATGGCGGAAGGCGTCTGCAGGAACCTGCTTTCCGCCGAAGGGGCAAAGGACGTTGAGGTTGCGTCAGCCGGCGTTTATGCTTTGTCGGGCGCCCCGGCTTCTTATGAGGCCGTGGAAGCCCTGGCGGAGTGGGGAATAGACCTGACCGGTCACAAGGCCCGTTATTTAACCCCCGAAATGGTGCGTGAGGCCGATCTTATACTGACGATGACCGCGCATCATAAAAAAGCCGTTGTGGAAATGGCGCCGGAAGAACAACAGAAGATATACACTCTCGCCGAATATGCCGGTTTTGGCGGCGATATACCGGATCCTATCGGCAAACCGCTTTTCTTTTACCGTCAATACGCCGAAGAAATACGCCGGCTCTGCCGGTTGGCGCTGAACCGCTTCCAGGCGGAGTGCGAAAATGACTCAAAACCGTAA